In one window of Prevotella fusca JCM 17724 DNA:
- a CDS encoding type II toxin-antitoxin system RelE/ParE family toxin encodes MDKLVREIIYSPEYEAYYAGLDSRTKEKYDYVEHIIKTQDVVKKKYVKHLENTELYEVRVSLGSNEYRTILFAVDAASFMQATKILYLNSFLKKDTKQYKREISKAYRLLEKYMED; translated from the coding sequence ATGGATAAACTAGTAAGAGAAATCATTTACTCGCCAGAGTATGAAGCCTATTATGCAGGTTTGGATTCAAGAACCAAAGAGAAGTACGATTATGTGGAACATATTATCAAAACACAGGATGTGGTAAAGAAGAAGTATGTAAAGCATTTAGAGAATACAGAACTTTACGAGGTACGTGTCTCTTTAGGGAGTAATGAGTATCGTACGATTCTCTTTGCTGTGGACGCTGCAAGTTTCATGCAGGCAACGAAGATTCTGTATCTTAATTCTTTTTTGAAGAAAGATACGAAACAATATAAGCGAGAGATAAGCAAGGCTTACAGGTTGTTGGAAAAATATATGGAGGATTAG
- a CDS encoding helix-turn-helix domain-containing protein yields MVKLDENKLSMLRTSSERLAEKYGEPGSPEREEFEARAKAYYYAELLKEQRKQQKMTQQQLADKIGKEREYISNIERGNSDMQLSTFMQIANALGLRFALVVG; encoded by the coding sequence ATGGTAAAGTTAGATGAAAACAAATTGTCGATGTTGCGCACCTCTTCTGAACGTCTGGCAGAGAAGTATGGTGAGCCTGGTTCACCCGAACGTGAAGAGTTCGAGGCACGTGCCAAGGCTTATTATTATGCAGAATTACTAAAAGAACAGCGTAAGCAGCAGAAGATGACACAGCAGCAATTGGCTGATAAGATAGGCAAGGAGCGGGAATATATCTCAAATATCGAGCGTGGAAACAGTGATATGCAGCTTTCTACCTTTATGCAAATAGCGAATGCTTTAGGACTTCGTTTTGCATTGGTTGTAGGGTAG
- a CDS encoding Dps family protein, which produces MKTLDLLGLDEKKVQNVVNELSVLLADLQVYYSNLRGFHWNVKGHGFFIMHRKYEELYNDTAEKVDEVAERILQLGSTPESRYSAYLQTAELKEVGVVSCSNEALDILLTTYKTLIARERRIIELASDAKDDTTVSLMSDFLKEQEKTVWMLVAVKSQSCAE; this is translated from the coding sequence ATGAAAACATTAGATTTGTTAGGTTTAGATGAGAAGAAGGTACAGAACGTAGTAAACGAACTTTCAGTTTTACTGGCAGACCTTCAGGTATATTACAGTAACCTTCGTGGCTTCCATTGGAACGTAAAGGGGCATGGGTTCTTCATCATGCACAGAAAGTATGAAGAGCTTTACAACGACACTGCTGAGAAGGTTGACGAGGTAGCAGAGCGTATCCTTCAGTTAGGTAGTACTCCGGAGAGCCGTTACAGTGCCTATTTACAGACAGCAGAACTCAAAGAAGTTGGTGTCGTAAGCTGTAGCAATGAGGCACTTGACATCCTCTTAACAACTTACAAGACACTGATTGCACGTGAGCGCAGAATCATCGAACTTGCTTCAGATGCAAAGGATGATACAACAGTTTCACTGATGAGCGATTTCCTCAAAGAGCAGGAAAAGACCGTTTGGATGCTCGTTGCTGTAAAATCACAGAGCTGCGCAGAATAA
- the guaB gene encoding IMP dehydrogenase produces MSSFVADKIMMDGLTYDDVLLVPAYSEVLPKEVELKTKFSRHIELNVPFVTAAMDTVTESSMAIAIAREGGIGVIHKNMSIEEQAHQVAIVKRAENGMIYDPVTIRQGRTVKDALDMMADYHIGGIPVVDEDNHLVGIVTNRDLRFERHLDKLIDEVMTRENLVTTHQQTDLMAAAQILQENKIEKLPVIDRENHLVGLITYKDITKAKDKPMACKDEKGRLRVAAGVGVTGDAMERAQALVAAGVDAIVIDTAHGHSAGVIGKLHDVKAAFPNLDVVVGNIATGEAAKFLVDNGADAVKVGIGPGSICTTRVVAGVGVPQLSAIYDVCKALEGTGVPLIADGGLRYSGDVVKALAAGGSSVMIGSLVAGTEESPGDTIIFNGRKFKSYRGMGSLEAMEQKNGSRDRYFQGDVGDVKKLVPEGIAGRVPYKGTVQEVIYQLVGGLRSGMGYCGAASIEGLHNAKFTRITNAGVMESHPHDITITSEAPNYSRPE; encoded by the coding sequence ATGTCATCATTTGTTGCAGACAAAATCATGATGGACGGCTTGACCTACGATGACGTCCTTTTAGTCCCGGCTTATTCAGAAGTACTGCCCAAAGAGGTGGAGTTGAAAACCAAGTTTTCACGTCACATTGAACTCAATGTGCCTTTCGTTACGGCGGCTATGGACACCGTTACGGAGAGTTCGATGGCAATTGCCATTGCACGTGAAGGCGGTATCGGTGTGATTCACAAGAACATGAGCATCGAAGAACAGGCACATCAGGTTGCTATCGTGAAGCGAGCTGAGAACGGTATGATTTATGACCCGGTTACTATCCGGCAGGGACGTACCGTGAAGGATGCACTTGACATGATGGCTGACTATCACATCGGTGGTATTCCTGTTGTTGATGAAGATAACCATCTTGTGGGTATTGTCACCAACCGTGACCTCCGTTTTGAGCGTCATCTGGACAAACTTATTGACGAGGTGATGACCAGGGAAAACCTTGTTACTACCCATCAGCAGACTGATCTCATGGCAGCTGCACAGATTCTGCAGGAAAACAAGATTGAGAAATTGCCAGTAATCGACCGTGAGAACCATCTCGTGGGTCTGATTACCTATAAGGATATTACCAAAGCCAAGGACAAGCCGATGGCTTGTAAGGATGAGAAGGGTCGTCTGCGTGTGGCGGCTGGTGTCGGTGTTACCGGCGATGCGATGGAACGTGCACAGGCACTTGTTGCTGCAGGTGTTGATGCCATCGTCATTGATACCGCTCACGGACATTCTGCCGGTGTGATCGGCAAGCTGCACGACGTGAAGGCAGCCTTCCCTAACCTTGATGTTGTTGTGGGTAACATTGCAACAGGTGAAGCTGCAAAGTTCCTTGTTGACAATGGTGCTGACGCCGTTAAGGTGGGTATCGGTCCGGGGTCTATCTGTACGACACGTGTCGTAGCAGGTGTCGGCGTACCACAGCTGAGTGCTATCTATGATGTGTGCAAGGCGTTGGAGGGGACAGGCGTGCCATTGATTGCTGATGGTGGTCTGCGTTACTCTGGCGATGTTGTAAAGGCACTGGCAGCTGGTGGCAGCAGTGTGATGATTGGTTCGCTGGTTGCTGGTACGGAAGAGTCACCTGGTGATACGATCATCTTCAACGGACGTAAGTTCAAGAGCTACCGTGGTATGGGCTCATTGGAGGCAATGGAACAGAAGAACGGCTCACGTGACCGTTACTTTCAGGGTGACGTCGGCGATGTGAAGAAACTTGTGCCGGAAGGTATTGCTGGTCGTGTTCCTTACAAGGGAACCGTACAGGAGGTTATCTATCAGCTTGTTGGTGGTCTTCGTTCGGGTATGGGTTACTGCGGTGCAGCTTCTATCGAAGGCTTGCATAACGCCAAGTTCACACGTATCACCAATGCCGGTGTGATGGAAAGTCATCCACATGACATCACCATCACCAGCGAGGCACCAAACTATTCGCGCCCGGAATAA
- a CDS encoding peptidylprolyl isomerase, whose translation MKFKVLLSVALLSATIAYGQTDPTIMTINGQPVSRSEFEYSYNKNNAKGVIDKKSVDEYVDLFINYKLKVQAALDARLDTLSSFKKEFLSYRNQQVRPTFITDADVETEARRIYRETQQQVEANGGLWHCAHILIGLSQHAPQDEETAAKQLADSIYTALQGGADFAELAKKYSTDVNSAKDGGDLPHLQKGQTVSEFEKAMLALSPGQISTPVLSPFGYHIIKMFGRENFPTYETLRADIMQYIEMRGLREQIIDQKLDSLVQKEGKSVTQEQLLDRKLASLEEKDAGMKNLIREYYDGLLMIEMSNRTVWDKAAKDEKALEAYFRKHKKQYKWAEPRFKGIAYHVKTKADVDAVKACVKNLPFNKWAAKLRDTFNADNTIRIRVEKGIFRKGDNALIDRDVFGVKATVKSVDGYPIDAVFGKKLKVPESLDDVRDLVVSSYQEELEKEWVAALRKKYKVVVDKNVLSTVNKH comes from the coding sequence ATGAAATTCAAGGTACTTCTATCAGTTGCACTGCTCTCAGCAACAATAGCATACGGGCAGACAGACCCGACAATAATGACTATCAACGGACAGCCGGTGAGCCGTTCGGAATTTGAGTATTCGTACAATAAGAACAATGCTAAGGGGGTGATTGACAAGAAGAGTGTTGATGAGTATGTTGATCTCTTCATCAATTACAAACTGAAGGTACAGGCTGCACTCGATGCACGTCTTGACACACTCAGTTCTTTCAAGAAAGAGTTTCTCAGCTATCGCAACCAGCAGGTACGCCCGACGTTCATCACTGATGCTGACGTTGAGACTGAAGCACGTAGGATTTACCGTGAGACGCAGCAGCAGGTTGAGGCTAATGGCGGACTGTGGCATTGCGCACATATTCTCATCGGATTGAGCCAGCATGCGCCACAGGATGAAGAAACTGCTGCAAAGCAGTTGGCTGACTCCATTTACACGGCTCTCCAAGGCGGAGCTGACTTTGCAGAACTTGCGAAGAAATATTCAACGGATGTCAACTCTGCCAAGGATGGCGGCGACCTTCCACATCTTCAGAAAGGGCAGACAGTATCTGAATTCGAGAAGGCAATGTTGGCATTGAGTCCAGGACAAATAAGCACTCCTGTGCTTTCACCTTTCGGTTATCATATCATCAAGATGTTTGGGCGTGAGAACTTTCCGACTTATGAAACGCTCCGGGCTGACATCATGCAGTACATTGAGATGCGTGGATTGCGTGAACAGATTATCGACCAGAAACTTGATTCGCTCGTACAGAAGGAGGGAAAGAGTGTTACGCAGGAGCAGTTGCTCGACAGGAAACTTGCCTCATTAGAAGAGAAAGATGCGGGCATGAAGAACCTTATCCGTGAATATTATGACGGTCTGCTGATGATTGAAATGAGTAACCGTACTGTCTGGGACAAGGCTGCCAAGGACGAAAAGGCACTCGAAGCCTATTTCCGTAAGCATAAGAAACAATATAAGTGGGCTGAACCACGTTTTAAGGGTATTGCCTATCACGTGAAGACAAAGGCTGATGTAGATGCCGTGAAGGCTTGTGTGAAGAATCTGCCTTTCAATAAGTGGGCAGCGAAACTACGTGACACGTTCAATGCTGATAATACAATCCGCATCCGTGTAGAGAAAGGTATCTTCCGCAAGGGTGACAATGCGCTTATAGACCGTGATGTCTTCGGTGTGAAGGCAACTGTTAAGTCAGTTGACGGATACCCGATTGACGCAGTATTCGGCAAGAAACTCAAGGTCCCCGAGAGCCTGGACGATGTGCGCGACCTTGTTGTATCCAGCTATCAGGAAGAACTGGAGAAGGAATGGGTGGCTGCATTGCGCAAGAAGTATAAGGTAGTTGTTGACAAGAATGTGCTTTCAACAGTCAATAAGCATTAA
- a CDS encoding peptidylprolyl isomerase, which yields MKINKGKTIVLLAGTVLTAMSLHAGAFRASASVGLADSVKTETTAMDKSNSVVDEVIWVVGDEPILKSEVEIMRLQSEAEGMKWDGNPECILPEQIAVQKLFLHQAALDSIEVTESEISQGIEQQINYWISLPQIGSKEKLEEFQHKSMAQIRQDLHDDYKNRQLVQKMQEKLVSDVKISPAEVREYFRKLPVDSIPMIPTTVEVEILTQTPRVEPEEVNRIKNQLRDYTDRVTKGETSFATLARLYSEDTGSARQGGELGYMGRGMLDPAFAAAAFNLTDPKKVSKVVESEFGYHIIQLVDRRGDKVNCRHILLKPHVSMASVDAAKERLDSIGKDIKKGKFTFEDATAYLSDDKDTKNNHGLMVNSSENSRTSRFKMKDLPTEVARVVETMKVGEISIPFQMVNARGKVVCAIVKLKARVPEHRATITEDFQAMRDIVTAKRRMEIIHDWVVKKVKETYVRINPRYKDCKFQYEGWIK from the coding sequence ATGAAGATAAATAAAGGAAAAACGATAGTCCTGCTTGCAGGAACAGTTCTTACGGCAATGAGCTTGCATGCTGGTGCGTTCCGTGCCAGTGCTTCTGTTGGTCTGGCTGACTCTGTGAAAACTGAGACAACTGCCATGGATAAGTCGAACAGTGTCGTAGATGAAGTCATCTGGGTAGTAGGTGATGAACCTATACTGAAGTCGGAAGTCGAGATAATGAGGCTGCAGTCTGAGGCAGAAGGCATGAAGTGGGATGGCAATCCTGAGTGTATTCTGCCCGAACAGATTGCCGTTCAGAAACTTTTTCTCCATCAGGCAGCCCTTGACAGTATTGAGGTGACAGAGTCAGAAATATCCCAAGGCATTGAACAGCAGATTAACTACTGGATTTCCCTGCCGCAGATTGGTTCAAAGGAGAAGCTCGAAGAGTTCCAGCACAAGAGTATGGCACAGATTCGTCAGGACCTGCATGACGACTACAAGAACCGTCAGCTCGTGCAGAAGATGCAGGAGAAACTGGTCAGCGATGTGAAGATTTCACCTGCTGAGGTACGTGAATACTTCAGAAAGCTGCCCGTAGATAGTATTCCGATGATTCCTACAACGGTTGAAGTTGAGATTCTTACGCAGACTCCGAGAGTTGAGCCGGAGGAGGTGAACCGCATCAAGAACCAGCTGCGTGATTATACGGATCGTGTTACGAAAGGCGAGACATCCTTTGCAACATTAGCTCGTCTCTACTCTGAAGATACTGGGTCTGCCCGACAGGGTGGCGAGTTGGGCTACATGGGACGTGGTATGCTCGACCCTGCATTTGCTGCAGCAGCTTTCAATCTTACTGACCCTAAGAAGGTTTCAAAGGTCGTAGAAAGTGAGTTCGGCTACCATATTATCCAGCTTGTCGACCGTCGTGGCGATAAGGTGAACTGCCGTCATATCCTGTTGAAGCCGCATGTGTCAATGGCTTCTGTTGATGCAGCCAAGGAACGTTTGGATTCAATAGGCAAGGATATCAAGAAAGGTAAGTTTACATTTGAGGATGCTACGGCTTATCTCTCTGATGATAAAGACACGAAGAACAACCACGGACTGATGGTCAACTCGTCTGAAAACTCCCGTACATCACGTTTCAAGATGAAGGATTTGCCGACAGAAGTGGCTCGTGTAGTCGAAACGATGAAGGTTGGAGAGATCTCAATACCGTTCCAGATGGTCAATGCCCGAGGCAAGGTTGTCTGTGCCATTGTGAAGCTGAAGGCACGTGTGCCAGAGCATCGGGCAACGATTACCGAAGACTTCCAGGCTATGCGTGACATCGTTACTGCTAAGCGCAGGATGGAAATTATCCATGACTGGGTTGTGAAGAAAGTAAAGGAAACCTATGTAAGGATTAATCCTCGTTATAAAGATTGTAAGTTCCAGTACGAAGGTTGGATTAAATGA
- a CDS encoding OstA-like protein, producing MILCLFGLWQSQSVMAQKVAEKKGNKFYIDHADNLRHNQMEMPDVMIAKGDVRFRYKGMTLKCDSAYFNEKSNWFKAFSRVHITRPGGVTLDCQRLHYDGYGQMVQARGKVVAREPGRSLRCDSLDYNTASKVANYFGGRGTLVYNGNTVIADQGDYNTETHDANFFGDVVMFTPKYRITTPEAHGNTETGLVHVIGKSVIKTAKGEVVHTNDGTYNSKTDHMELNGRSTITSPKQDVEGDNIIYNSTTGDAEGHGNVKIVDKANNRTIIGQDVFYNEKTGHSNARGNVKIDDRKVQRVITGDEVTYNAKTGYSEGRGNVKIVDKLKQRTVTGRDLTYNSNTHEGTGEGNVYYIDYKGKHAFYGDYLHYTDSAAIAFGGNPGPVAKDFSQGDTLFVHADTISMKGFHMNTPQMYREIYGVNNVRAYRTDVQAVCGFMVANTKDSCLTMYDYPIVWSGNRQLVGDSIKAYMNDSTIRQAFVYGNAFSIEKLPDNKYYNQISSKDMRADFVNGAARRVDAWGNVEVIFYHTDKDSTLIGHNYTETDTLRMFISPERKLQKIWMSKSNGVISPMTQIPPDKLTLPHFELFDEVRPKDKGDIFRRAARKTSATVRNARVSLPPRQHIE from the coding sequence ATGATTCTATGCCTGTTTGGACTATGGCAGTCACAGTCGGTTATGGCTCAGAAAGTAGCGGAGAAGAAAGGCAACAAATTCTATATTGACCATGCCGACAATCTGCGTCATAACCAGATGGAGATGCCCGATGTGATGATTGCTAAGGGAGATGTACGCTTTCGCTACAAGGGAATGACGCTTAAGTGCGACAGTGCTTATTTCAACGAGAAATCAAACTGGTTCAAGGCGTTCAGCCGTGTACACATCACCCGTCCGGGTGGGGTGACACTGGATTGCCAGCGTCTTCATTATGACGGTTACGGACAGATGGTTCAGGCACGTGGAAAGGTGGTTGCGAGAGAGCCGGGCAGGTCGCTCCGTTGCGACAGCTTGGATTATAACACAGCATCTAAGGTCGCTAACTACTTTGGCGGACGTGGTACGTTGGTCTATAATGGCAATACTGTTATCGCTGACCAGGGCGACTACAATACGGAGACACATGATGCCAACTTCTTCGGAGATGTCGTGATGTTCACGCCTAAGTATCGTATCACGACACCAGAGGCGCACGGTAACACCGAGACAGGTCTTGTCCACGTCATCGGCAAATCGGTTATCAAGACAGCCAAAGGGGAAGTAGTGCACACGAATGATGGTACCTACAACAGCAAGACTGACCACATGGAGCTAAACGGACGCTCCACCATTACCTCACCAAAGCAGGATGTTGAGGGTGATAACATCATCTACAACAGTACGACAGGCGATGCAGAAGGTCATGGTAATGTGAAGATTGTTGACAAGGCAAACAACCGTACCATCATAGGTCAGGATGTGTTCTATAATGAAAAGACGGGGCATAGCAACGCACGTGGCAACGTGAAGATTGACGACCGTAAGGTGCAGCGTGTCATTACAGGTGATGAAGTGACCTATAATGCCAAGACTGGCTATAGCGAAGGGCGTGGTAATGTGAAGATTGTGGACAAGTTGAAGCAGCGTACCGTGACAGGTCGTGACCTTACCTATAACAGCAATACGCACGAAGGAACAGGTGAAGGCAATGTATATTACATTGACTACAAGGGAAAGCACGCTTTCTATGGTGATTACCTGCATTACACTGATTCTGCTGCGATAGCCTTCGGTGGCAATCCCGGACCTGTTGCCAAGGACTTCTCACAGGGTGATACGCTCTTTGTACATGCTGATACCATCAGTATGAAGGGCTTTCACATGAATACTCCACAGATGTATCGTGAGATATATGGTGTGAACAACGTCCGTGCCTACCGTACAGACGTACAGGCTGTGTGTGGTTTTATGGTAGCCAATACCAAGGATTCTTGTCTGACGATGTATGATTATCCTATCGTGTGGAGCGGTAACCGCCAGCTGGTGGGCGATTCCATCAAGGCGTATATGAACGACTCCACCATCCGTCAGGCGTTTGTCTATGGCAATGCTTTCTCTATCGAGAAGCTGCCCGACAATAAGTATTACAATCAGATATCCTCGAAGGATATGCGTGCTGACTTCGTGAATGGTGCTGCCCGCCGTGTTGATGCCTGGGGAAATGTGGAAGTTATCTTCTATCATACCGATAAGGATAGTACGCTCATCGGGCATAATTATACCGAGACGGACACTCTTCGGATGTTCATTTCGCCTGAACGGAAGTTGCAGAAGATATGGATGTCGAAGTCGAATGGTGTCATAAGCCCGATGACGCAGATACCGCCCGACAAGTTGACACTGCCTCACTTTGAGCTTTTCGATGAGGTACGCCCTAAGGATAAGGGTGATATATTCCGCCGTGCCGCACGTAAGACGAGTGCAACTGTGCGTAATGCACGGGTATCTCTACCGCCCCGACAACATATAGAATGA
- the mutL gene encoding DNA mismatch repair endonuclease MutL, with protein sequence MSDIIQLLPDSVANQIAAGEVIQRPASVVKELVENGIDAGAKRIDVLVVDAGRTSIQVIDDGKGMSETDARLSFERHATSKIRKADDLFSLRTMGFRGEALASIAAVAQIELKTRMESEELGTHLSVSGSRFTGQEPCSCPVGSNFLVENLFFNVPARRKFLKSNTTELNNIITAFERIVLVYPQISFTLHSNGTELFSLRACNYRQRIVEVFGKRLNQDLLPIDVDTSLCHIHGFVGKPEAARKKTPHQYFFVNDRYMKHPYFHKAVITAFDRLIPQGEQVPYFLYFDVPAENIDVNIHPTKTEIKFENEQAIWQILLAAVKEAVGRFNDIPAIDFDTEGKPDIPVFNPNAGTSAPKIDFNPSYNPFKQTARPNKPSAPEGWEDLYAGLDSGGEIRQSKLFEQGEVETMDSGMEEGTIISSAVTQSVDETIIEDKAPSHYQYKGCYIMTAVKSGLMIIDQHRAHIRILYEEYLRQLSEHKVHSQKVLFPEMVQFSVSDQTVLDQVLPEMAEMGFQLDSLGGGSYAVNGVPAGIEGLNVIALVNDMVASAMESGTSAKDEIDQTLALSLARNAAIPQGQVLSNVEMDNIVNELFACSNVNYTPSGEPVIAIMKQQDIEHLFDS encoded by the coding sequence ATGAGTGATATTATACAACTTTTACCAGACAGTGTAGCCAATCAGATTGCAGCTGGTGAGGTCATCCAGCGTCCGGCTTCGGTTGTCAAGGAGTTGGTGGAGAATGGGATTGATGCCGGAGCAAAGCGTATTGATGTGCTGGTGGTTGATGCCGGGCGCACTTCCATTCAGGTAATCGATGATGGGAAGGGTATGTCAGAGACCGATGCACGCCTTTCTTTCGAGCGTCATGCCACTTCTAAGATTCGCAAGGCGGACGACCTCTTCTCGCTTCGTACGATGGGTTTCCGTGGAGAAGCACTGGCATCCATTGCTGCTGTGGCTCAGATAGAACTGAAGACACGCATGGAGAGCGAGGAACTGGGTACACATCTGTCTGTTTCGGGCAGCCGTTTTACTGGTCAGGAGCCTTGTTCCTGTCCTGTGGGAAGCAACTTCCTGGTTGAAAATCTCTTCTTCAATGTGCCAGCCCGCCGCAAGTTCCTGAAGTCGAATACTACCGAGCTCAATAATATCATCACAGCCTTTGAACGCATCGTACTGGTCTATCCGCAGATTTCCTTTACCCTGCACAGCAACGGGACAGAGCTTTTCAGCCTTCGTGCCTGCAACTATCGCCAGCGTATCGTTGAAGTATTCGGCAAGCGACTCAATCAGGATCTTCTGCCGATAGATGTTGATACGAGCCTTTGCCATATCCACGGCTTTGTCGGTAAGCCAGAGGCAGCACGGAAGAAGACACCGCATCAGTATTTCTTTGTCAATGACCGCTATATGAAGCATCCCTATTTTCACAAGGCAGTCATCACGGCTTTCGACCGACTTATCCCACAGGGAGAGCAGGTTCCTTATTTCCTTTACTTCGATGTGCCGGCAGAGAATATTGATGTGAATATCCATCCGACCAAGACAGAGATAAAGTTTGAGAACGAACAGGCTATCTGGCAGATTCTGCTTGCAGCCGTTAAGGAGGCTGTTGGACGTTTCAATGATATTCCAGCCATTGACTTTGATACCGAGGGCAAGCCAGATATTCCTGTGTTTAACCCCAATGCAGGTACGTCTGCACCAAAGATTGACTTCAATCCATCCTATAATCCTTTCAAGCAGACGGCTCGGCCGAATAAGCCTTCGGCACCGGAAGGCTGGGAAGACCTCTATGCCGGCTTGGATTCCGGAGGTGAAATCCGCCAGTCAAAGCTCTTTGAACAGGGTGAGGTGGAGACGATGGACAGTGGAATGGAGGAAGGAACGATTATCTCCTCGGCAGTAACACAGTCTGTTGATGAGACAATAATAGAGGACAAGGCACCGTCGCATTATCAGTATAAAGGCTGTTACATCATGACTGCCGTGAAGTCGGGGCTGATGATTATTGACCAGCATCGTGCCCACATCCGTATTCTCTACGAAGAGTATCTGCGCCAGCTGTCTGAGCATAAGGTACATTCTCAAAAGGTTCTGTTCCCAGAGATGGTTCAGTTCTCTGTTTCTGACCAGACGGTTCTTGACCAGGTCCTGCCCGAGATGGCGGAGATGGGCTTCCAGCTTGACAGCCTTGGTGGTGGCAGTTATGCAGTCAATGGTGTCCCAGCAGGCATTGAGGGGCTGAATGTCATTGCGCTTGTCAATGATATGGTGGCTTCAGCTATGGAGAGCGGAACGAGTGCGAAGGATGAGATTGACCAGACTTTGGCACTGAGCCTTGCCCGTAATGCAGCCATACCGCAGGGACAGGTCCTGAGCAATGTTGAGATGGATAATATTGTCAACGAGCTCTTTGCCTGCAGTAATGTCAATTATACGCCTTCTGGTGAACCTGTGATTGCGATAATGAAGCAGCAGGATATTGAGCATCTCTTTGATAGTTGA
- a CDS encoding OmpA family protein, producing the protein MKKLLILLALAGASLTSFAQDEVLTDKYSVATNSFWSNWFVQVGADWNAWYSDQEHGRDAAVSPLKDFRSKSGASFAIGKWFTPGIGLRTKVQGIWGKRVGADSNPASQLDNSNKYWIAQEQVMFNLSNLLCGYNENRVWNIVPFAGAGVGRSMSANRYAMGLSAGLQSSWKVSKGMRVYLEAGWNRYEGDLDGAAYANNERRGWESHDNNLYAEIGLNFNIGKGTWDKTPDMEAINAQHQAALDALNARLQDAEEESARLRDELANQKPVETTSESVKQLITTPVSVFFDINQSTIASQKDLVNVQALAKYAKENNNNLLVTGYADSATGSAAYNQKLSERRAAVVANELVKMGVENNKITTVGKGGVETLSPISFNRRATVQITE; encoded by the coding sequence ATGAAAAAGTTATTGATACTATTGGCATTGGCTGGTGCATCTCTGACCAGTTTTGCGCAAGATGAGGTTCTTACTGATAAGTATAGCGTCGCAACAAATTCGTTCTGGAGCAACTGGTTCGTACAGGTCGGTGCAGACTGGAATGCGTGGTATTCCGATCAGGAGCACGGTCGTGATGCTGCTGTCAGTCCTTTGAAGGACTTTCGTTCAAAGTCGGGTGCTTCCTTCGCCATCGGTAAGTGGTTCACACCAGGTATCGGTCTTCGTACAAAGGTACAGGGTATATGGGGCAAGCGTGTGGGTGCTGACAGCAATCCTGCGTCTCAGCTCGATAACAGTAACAAGTACTGGATAGCACAGGAGCAGGTGATGTTCAATCTTAGTAACCTCCTTTGTGGTTACAATGAGAACCGTGTATGGAACATTGTTCCGTTTGCTGGTGCCGGTGTCGGACGCTCTATGTCTGCCAACCGTTATGCCATGGGGTTGAGTGCAGGTCTTCAGTCGTCCTGGAAGGTCAGCAAGGGAATGCGTGTCTATCTTGAAGCTGGTTGGAACCGCTATGAGGGTGACCTCGATGGTGCTGCCTATGCGAATAACGAACGCCGTGGATGGGAGTCACACGACAATAACCTTTATGCGGAAATCGGTCTGAACTTCAACATCGGTAAGGGCACTTGGGACAAGACACCGGATATGGAAGCCATTAATGCACAGCATCAGGCAGCACTCGACGCACTGAATGCCCGCCTTCAGGATGCAGAGGAAGAGAGTGCCCGTCTTCGTGATGAACTGGCTAATCAGAAGCCTGTCGAGACTACATCAGAATCTGTTAAGCAGTTGATTACAACACCTGTTTCGGTCTTCTTCGATATTAACCAGTCTACAATAGCTTCGCAGAAAGACCTTGTAAATGTACAGGCACTTGCCAAGTATGCCAAGGAGAACAATAACAACCTCCTTGTGACTGGCTATGCTGACAGTGCAACGGGGTCTGCTGCTTACAACCAGAAGCTGTCAGAGCGTCGAGCAGCTGTTGTTGCCAACGAGCTTGTCAAGATGGGCGTTGAGAACAACAAGATTACGACTGTTGGTAAGGGTGGGGTAGAGACCTTGTCTCCAATCTCCTTCAACCGCCGTGCAACCGTTCAGATTACGGAATAA